CCGCCGCACCACCCTCATTCTCCAATGTAATCGCTAAATCCACCGTCTCACCCGGCTCCAATATCCCATTACCATTACCACCAGTCACTAAATACTCCTGATACACCAATAACGGCGCATAAACAGTGACATTCACATTGCATGTCCAGGTGGTGTCGACGATGTCGGTGAAGTCAAGGGTGAAGTTTATTGCATGACCATCCGGACAGTTGTTCGCTACCGTGAAACTGTAGTTCGGCGTGGAGAGTGATGAATCTGACGGAGCAATATTGCCGTACCAGGAGGAATCGGTTCCCAATGAGATATAGGGATCTGATTCACTGATCAATCCGTATACGGAATTCGCAGTAGCGACTCCCAGGTTCTTTGCCCAGACACCGAGTTGAACGGTCTCTCCGGGGTTCGCCTGGCCGTTGTTGCCGTCGTTGATGATCGTGGAACCGGCAGTCACGTAGGGGCCGCTGGGCGCAATGACCATAGCATAGCCCTCATGCGGGATGAAATCGTGTTTTGTCACGGTGACGTACATCGTGTCACCTGGCGTCGTCGGTGAAATACTGAGTGTTGCAATACCCGCGGCATTCGTGTATTCGGAAACATGCATTTCCGGAGATTGTCCTGGTATCCACGCGCACACCAGAGCGTCTTTCAGCGGGCTTCCATTACCTGTGACCGATACCGTAAAATCGGCAGTCGCCGGTACTACGGCGCCGTCGTAGGTGACGACCATGCTGACCGGCACTTCGGTCCAGAGGTCGAGTGACGGGTCACCGAGAACGTGATAGCCTTCGTAATAATACTGCTTGAGAGATGTGGAAGACAGGTAGATACCGTCGTACATTCCATCCAGAGTGAAACGGGCGTGTTCAAACATGGAGTCGGCATAGATTGCTCTGTACCATTCTTTTTGAAGCCAGTCATCCTCGCTCCAATAAGTGGATGGACATGAACCGTAATACGCGACCGCTCCGCCATTCGCTTTTCTGATCCAGGATTCACCGCCGCACGGACCCGAGCCCCAGCCGAAATTGTTAGCGAGACAGCAGTGACCCGTAGCGATCGTCAATTTATCGCCATTGGTCAACTGGTTCACGTGCGTGACCTGGAACGGTGGCCCGTCATACCATCCATCGTCACTCCCGTGTCCAGACATCGTGGTCAGTATCCTTCCTTCGTTGACGTTAGTGAAGACGTCGGCTGTTGTCGCGCCATAGGTCTGCTCATATACTTTGTATGTCGTGTAGCCGTACGGATCCATGAACATGCTGGTACAGTAATTGTGCGTGCCTTCGGTTATCGAGTAGTTGTCGTTGCCGGCAAGGAAAGCATCCTTCTTAAACCATGATGCCATATCCGGCAATTGGGCTTTCTCGTACTTCAGTATCTTGTCGACCACCGTTGTAATATGCGTTGCCGTTTCGACTGACAACCTGCCGTAGAGTATGTCAGGTAGATAACCAGAGCCGTCGGTTTCGGCGTAGTAAAGGTCAGTGACTTTTTGTGACTGGCTGCCAGTCGGCGCCGGTATGTATCCTCCATTGACATCACCAACCAAAAGAAGATATGTCGGCAGCGGATTTTGCGCGTCGATGTAGTTCTCAATGCCAGCAATAGTCCAGGAAGTGATTGTATCCTGGTTTGCCACCTTGACCTTGAAACCCTTCTGCTTCAGCCACAATGCGAGGTCGTTTACCTGGGTCTGGAAGCTGTTGTGAGTGATGATGAGATAATGTATTGGCAGGGGCAAGACGTCCCTTGTGATGTTCTCATACATGGTGTAATTCGCAACGCGGCGTTTGATGAAATCTTCGAATAAAGGCGAATAGTCTGTCAGTATTTCTTTTCGCGTTTGTGTCATATCGCCGCCGGTAAAGGTCACCTTCAATTCGAATCTTGTGTAGCACCGCAGTATCTTCGTGACCGGATTATACTGTAGCGGTGTGATTTCTATGACCGCAAGGCGGTGACCTCGCATCAGGTCTTCGCTTTCAATCCTGGCTATGCCTTCAGGGTAGAGTTCGTTCTGTGCATAGAGTTTGCTGTCGATTTCAAAAACCGGCTTCTTGCCCGGCATCTTTTCAACTGGAGCCAGTACCGGCATTATTCTTTTGTCGATTCCGACCGATTCCAGTTCGATGTCCCGGTATTCAGCGTTGGTTATCTCGATAGCGATCTCCGCGCCGTAGGGCACACCCACGGTCTTCTTGATGGCCGGCATTTTTGGTTTACCGAGTTCTCCGGTGTGATAGCCATCTGGTATGCTCAGTAGCGCAAAGATTTCGTTTTGCGTATCGACCATGCCTTTTGTATCGATATCTTCTGCCGCAATGCCGAAAATATCGATGTCCATCGTCACAGAAAGATCAGTTGCGGAGACGGTATATGTTTCCGCGCCGCGCATTGACGCTCCCTGCGTAAATGGTATCCAGTTTGCGCCAAGCATAGCGCAAGACAGGAAAGACAACAGGGCAATGTTCTTCTTGTTAATATGCATGAAATGCATCATACCTCCTGAGTATGTTGTTTCTTATTGCATCTAATTGATAGCTGTGTAGTTGGAAAATCCTGGATCCGTCTTTCAATTTCTTTCACTTTCATAAAATCTAATTGCCATGTAGCAGCATGATATTTCCGTTGTTTTGCTGCTGTTGATCCCCCGAGACATGTTTCAATAAATGTGGAGGGGGGTCCAAAAGGGGGGTTATTAGCATAGGAGGTGTCTTATTGGACCTCCCTCCTGACATCTTTTAATTCATTTAGTATTATATTATATAATTATAGCGAGAT
This portion of the candidate division WOR-3 bacterium genome encodes:
- a CDS encoding C25 family cysteine peptidase, giving the protein MHFMHINKKNIALLSFLSCAMLGANWIPFTQGASMRGAETYTVSATDLSVTMDIDIFGIAAEDIDTKGMVDTQNEIFALLSIPDGYHTGELGKPKMPAIKKTVGVPYGAEIAIEITNAEYRDIELESVGIDKRIMPVLAPVEKMPGKKPVFEIDSKLYAQNELYPEGIARIESEDLMRGHRLAVIEITPLQYNPVTKILRCYTRFELKVTFTGGDMTQTRKEILTDYSPLFEDFIKRRVANYTMYENITRDVLPLPIHYLIITHNSFQTQVNDLALWLKQKGFKVKVANQDTITSWTIAGIENYIDAQNPLPTYLLLVGDVNGGYIPAPTGSQSQKVTDLYYAETDGSGYLPDILYGRLSVETATHITTVVDKILKYEKAQLPDMASWFKKDAFLAGNDNYSITEGTHNYCTSMFMDPYGYTTYKVYEQTYGATTADVFTNVNEGRILTTMSGHGSDDGWYDGPPFQVTHVNQLTNGDKLTIATGHCCLANNFGWGSGPCGGESWIRKANGGAVAYYGSCPSTYWSEDDWLQKEWYRAIYADSMFEHARFTLDGMYDGIYLSSTSLKQYYYEGYHVLGDPSLDLWTEVPVSMVVTYDGAVVPATADFTVSVTGNGSPLKDALVCAWIPGQSPEMHVSEYTNAAGIATLSISPTTPGDTMYVTVTKHDFIPHEGYAMVIAPSGPYVTAGSTIINDGNNGQANPGETVQLGVWAKNLGVATANSVYGLISESDPYISLGTDSSWYGNIAPSDSSLSTPNYSFTVANNCPDGHAINFTLDFTDIVDTTWTCNVNVTVYAPLLVYQEYLVTGGNGNGILEPGETVDLAITLENEGGAA